From Verrucomicrobia bacterium S94, the proteins below share one genomic window:
- a CDS encoding NAD(+) kinase: MKKIGVIVNTKRPRAAHVLNELRDLAAAFDFQLFAEKPEMAEALGAGLLPASEFGREVDVALALGGDGTVLYTALALHGSGVPIMGVNLGSLGFLTSVSDSEIRPALEAIKNGTYNVSVRDVAECRVFRNGELIGEQRSLNDIVLGWGASSRINTFNLVIDGEDVSSFMCDGMIVSTPTGSTAHSLSAGGPILHPGVCGFGINVICPHTLSSRPLVVPNTSCIEIRVVKAVKELILSIDGQDEFLMEQGGRIEIRRSEYGVRFLQLENHSYFSVLAQKLHWRGSSL, translated from the coding sequence GTGAAAAAAATCGGTGTTATTGTAAATACGAAGCGCCCGCGTGCGGCGCATGTGCTGAATGAACTGCGGGATCTCGCTGCGGCGTTTGACTTTCAGCTTTTTGCGGAGAAGCCGGAAATGGCGGAAGCGCTGGGAGCCGGACTGCTTCCGGCATCTGAATTCGGGCGTGAGGTTGATGTGGCACTTGCGCTGGGCGGTGATGGTACTGTGCTTTACACGGCACTTGCGCTGCACGGTTCCGGCGTGCCGATTATGGGGGTGAATCTCGGTAGTCTGGGGTTTCTTACCAGCGTGAGTGATTCGGAAATCCGGCCGGCTCTGGAAGCCATAAAAAACGGGACTTACAACGTTTCTGTGCGCGATGTGGCGGAATGCCGGGTTTTCCGGAACGGGGAATTGATCGGCGAGCAGCGTTCGCTGAACGATATTGTTCTGGGCTGGGGCGCGTCGTCGCGCATCAATACCTTCAATCTGGTCATCGATGGAGAAGATGTGAGCTCGTTTATGTGCGATGGCATGATTGTTTCGACGCCTACCGGCAGTACCGCGCATTCACTCTCGGCGGGCGGGCCGATTCTGCATCCCGGAGTATGCGGTTTCGGTATCAATGTTATCTGTCCGCATACGCTCAGTTCCCGGCCGTTGGTGGTGCCGAATACCAGCTGCATTGAAATCCGGGTGGTCAAGGCGGTGAAAGAGCTGATTCTTTCGATTGACGGACAGGATGAGTTTCTGATGGAGCAGGGCGGACGGATCGAAATCCGGCGCAGTGAGTACGGTGTACGGTTTCTTCAGCTCGAAAATCACAGCTATTTTTCGGTCCTTGCCCAGAAGCTGCACTGGCGCGGTTCAAGTCTTTGA